Within the Fretibacterium sp. OH1220_COT-178 genome, the region AGCTATTATGCGGTGATCAAGCTCGGCATGAAATGGTCCGGCGTCGATGCCGGTTATTGCCGCGCCCCTTTCACCAATTACACCGACAAAGAAGAGATGTTCCTCCGGCAAACCTTCCGACTGTTGCGGGATACGAACCGTATTGTTGGCGTTCGTTTCCTGGACGCGCTATAGTGACAAAACTTTATGCCATGACGACAACTTTCGATAAAATTCGCGGCGGGTTGATTGTATCCTGCCAGGCCTTGCCCAATGAGCCCCTGCACTCGTCCTTTATTATGTCTCGCATGGCCCTCGCCGCTGAACGTGGCGGTGCCGTTGGTATTCGAGCGAACTCCGTCACAGATATCCTGGCCATCCGAGAGATAGTGAAGCTCCCCATCATAGGTATCATCAAAACCGTGTTCAAGGACAGTCCCGTATGCATCACCCCGACACAAGCACAGGTCAGTGCACTTGTAAAGACAGGTGTCGAGATCATCGCGATGGATGCCACGGACCGCATCCGTCCCGATGGACATACATTGAAAACTCTGTTTCCTGCGCTTCGATCAGCCTATCCGGAACAACTTTTTATGGCGGATTGCTCCTCCTTCGCAGATGCCGCCGAGGCTGAAAAGCTTGGCTTTGATTGTGTGGGAACTACGCTGGCCGGCTATACCGATGCCACCCGTGGCAGTCCTATCCCGGACTTCACACTGCTCCATCAGCTATGCCAGAAACTTTCGGTGCCGGTGATCGCCGAAGGCGGTATCCGCACACCTGAAGAACTTCGTCAAGCCATCGACATGGGTGCCTGGTGCGCCGTCGTCGGCGGCGCTATTACCAGGCCCATGGAGATCACACAGCGCTTCGTTGCGGCACTTAGAGGCAATCGATGTCCATCTTGACCCTGGATATCGGCGCAACGGCAGTAAAATATGGTCTTTTTGACCCCAATGGCATTCTGTTTAAGCAAGGAGATTTTCCCACGCAAGCCCAAAACGGCGCACATTCACTTTTTGTACGACTCACCGCCTGGATCCAAAATTTGCCTGAGACGATATCCGCCATTGGAGTAAGCACATGCGGTCAGGTAGATCCATCGACAGGAAACATCATGTATGCGACAGACAACCTGCCAGGATACACGGGGATGCAGGTTCGGTCCTATCTGGAAGAGACGTTCTCTGTTCCCGTAGCAGTCGAGAACGATGCCAACGCCGCAGCAATCGGTGAGGCGTATTTTGGTTCTGCCAGAGGAATGCCCGATTTTCTTTGCATTACGTATGGCACCGGCATAGGAGGCGCCATCATATCGGATAACAGCATTTATCGTGGAAAGAACGGCTCCGCCGGCGAGTTTGGACATATCATCACTCATGCAGGCGGCCTTCCCTGTACCTGCGGAGGAAAGGGTTGCTATGAAACATACGCTTCCGTGAACGCTCTCTGCCGTCGCGTACGCGCTGTCACGGGGCAAACGCTCAGCAGCCACGAGATCATGATGCGCATTCAGGAAGACTCCATTGCAAATGCTTTGAAAGACTGGGTTTACGAGGTCGCCATTGGTCTTTCCAGTCTTATTCATGCCCTCAATCCTTACTGTATCATACTCGGCGGGGGTATTATGGAAAACCCTCGGCTGCTTCACCTCCTTCGAAAAGAAACCTTGGAACTTGTCATGCCTAACTTTCGAGGCACACTTATCTTTGGAGCGGCCCTTGGCAATCAGGCGGCCCTTTACGGTATGTTCCACTTTTTGAGGGATTCCGTCACAAAAGGCGATCCGTAATCAACTCTCCTCCGCCTCGGGGTGGATGACGCAGCTGATGCGCAGGCCCAGGCGTTCGTTCAGCAGGGCCTCCAGGCGGTGCGTCATGGCATGGACGTCCCGCAGCCGCATCTCCGGGTCGCACTGCACGTGGAAGTCCGCGTAGATCAGGTCCCCCGAACGCCGGGAGCGAACCTTGTGCACGCCCCGGACGTCGGGGTCCGTCCGCACGACCTCCGCGATCCGCTGCGGGTCGATCGCGATGTGGTCCGTCAGCTCGTCCGAGGCCTCCCGGAAGATCGCGTAGGCCGCCTTGAATATGACCAGCGCGATGACCAGAGAGACCGCAGAGTCCACCCAGAGCGGCGCCCCCAGAAAGGTGATCAGGGCCAGGGAGACCAGCACGCCGCAGGTGACGTAGACGTCGGACAGGGTGTGCCGCGCATCCGACCGCAGGATGGCCGAGGAAAGCCGCTTCCCGGCCCGATCCTCCAGCCGGGCGACGACGACGTTGAAGACCAGCGTCGCCGCCACCACCGCGAACTCGCCGCGCGAGGGCACGCGAAAATCGGGCTCGAAAAGGTTGCGGACGCTCTGCACCAGGATCGTGATACCCAGGTAGACCAGCAGCGCCACGATCGCGAGGCTCGCCAGGGTCTCGTATCGGGAGTGCCCGTAGGCGTGCCCCTCGTCGCAGGGCCGCCCGGCGGCCTCCACCCCGACGAGCCCGATGACGTTCGAAAAGCCGTCGGTGAGCGAATGGTAGCCGTCCGCCAGCACGGACTGCAGGTTCGTCATCAGCCCGACGGCGATCTTCGCCACCGAGACCAGCAGGTTGCAGAACAGCACCGCCAGGAGAACCCGCTGGACCCGCCCCCTCTTCTCGCTTGCCTCGCCCCTGCTCATCGGTCAGCGCGCCAGCGTATCCAGGGCAAGAGCGGCGAGGCCGGCGACCCCCATGGAGAACCCCGACTCGTCGGCGTAAAAGTCCGGGGAGTGCAGGGGATGGGCCGTTCGCCCCTCCGCCCCGACCCCGAGCCGGAAGTGCGCGCCGGGCACGTGCTCCAGGAAGAGCGCGAAGTCCTCGCCCCCCATGGAGGGCTCGGGCAGAGTCCTGACGCGGTCGGGCCCGAACAGATCCTTAAAGGTCCCGACCATGCGGTCGAACAGCGCGTCGTCGTTCACCACCGGCGGCAGGCCTTCCGAGGTCTCCAGGACCGCCGAGCCGCGCAGCGTCGCCGCCGTCCCCTCGACGATCCGGCGGGCGGACTCCAGGATGCGGGTCCCCACGTCCTTCGCGAGGGCGCGCACCGTGCCGTCGATCACGACCTCCTCGGGGATGATGTTCCCGGCCGTGCCGCCGTGGATCTGCCCCAGGGTCAGGACCCCGGTCTCGAGCGGGGGGAGCTCACGGGCCACCACCGACTGGAGCGAGCAGACGATGTGCCCGGCGATCAGGATCGGGTCGATGCAGCGGTGCGGATGGGCCGCATGGCCCTGCCGGCCCGTGATGCGGATGCGGATGGACTGCGCCCCGGCCAGGACGGCCCCGCGGCGGATGCCGACGGTCCCCGCCGGCAGGTCGGGCCAGACGTGCAGCGCGAAGACGGCGTCCATTTTGGGTTCGTCCAGGGCCCCGTCGGCGATCATCCGCGCCGCACCGCCCGCCCCCTCCTCGCCGGGCTGAAAGATCAGCTTGACCGTCCCCGAGAACGCGTCCCGCATGCCGTGCAGCAGCTCGGCGGCGCCCAGCAGGCAGGCCGTATGGACGTCGTGCCCGCAG harbors:
- a CDS encoding N-acetylmannosamine-6-phosphate 2-epimerase; its protein translation is MTKLYAMTTTFDKIRGGLIVSCQALPNEPLHSSFIMSRMALAAERGGAVGIRANSVTDILAIREIVKLPIIGIIKTVFKDSPVCITPTQAQVSALVKTGVEIIAMDATDRIRPDGHTLKTLFPALRSAYPEQLFMADCSSFADAAEAEKLGFDCVGTTLAGYTDATRGSPIPDFTLLHQLCQKLSVPVIAEGGIRTPEELRQAIDMGAWCAVVGGAITRPMEITQRFVAALRGNRCPS
- a CDS encoding ROK family protein encodes the protein MTLDIGATAVKYGLFDPNGILFKQGDFPTQAQNGAHSLFVRLTAWIQNLPETISAIGVSTCGQVDPSTGNIMYATDNLPGYTGMQVRSYLEETFSVPVAVENDANAAAIGEAYFGSARGMPDFLCITYGTGIGGAIISDNSIYRGKNGSAGEFGHIITHAGGLPCTCGGKGCYETYASVNALCRRVRAVTGQTLSSHEIMMRIQEDSIANALKDWVYEVAIGLSSLIHALNPYCIILGGGIMENPRLLHLLRKETLELVMPNFRGTLIFGAALGNQAALYGMFHFLRDSVTKGDP
- a CDS encoding cation diffusion facilitator family transporter, with the translated sequence MSRGEASEKRGRVQRVLLAVLFCNLLVSVAKIAVGLMTNLQSVLADGYHSLTDGFSNVIGLVGVEAAGRPCDEGHAYGHSRYETLASLAIVALLVYLGITILVQSVRNLFEPDFRVPSRGEFAVVAATLVFNVVVARLEDRAGKRLSSAILRSDARHTLSDVYVTCGVLVSLALITFLGAPLWVDSAVSLVIALVIFKAAYAIFREASDELTDHIAIDPQRIAEVVRTDPDVRGVHKVRSRRSGDLIYADFHVQCDPEMRLRDVHAMTHRLEALLNERLGLRISCVIHPEAEES
- a CDS encoding M20 metallopeptidase family protein produces the protein MAEVLERARRLEEKVKAWRRHIHAHPELGMETEGTAAFVERALAEIGVADVRRCAGTGVVARIEGRPGDRCVGLRADMDALPVEERGDLPFRSTVPGRAHACGHDVHTACLLGAAELLHGMRDAFSGTVKLIFQPGEEGAGGAARMIADGALDEPKMDAVFALHVWPDLPAGTVGIRRGAVLAGAQSIRIRITGRQGHAAHPHRCIDPILIAGHIVCSLQSVVARELPPLETGVLTLGQIHGGTAGNIIPEEVVIDGTVRALAKDVGTRILESARRIVEGTAATLRGSAVLETSEGLPPVVNDDALFDRMVGTFKDLFGPDRVRTLPEPSMGGEDFALFLEHVPGAHFRLGVGAEGRTAHPLHSPDFYADESGFSMGVAGLAALALDTLAR